The proteins below come from a single Agrobacterium vitis genomic window:
- a CDS encoding vWA domain-containing protein, with protein MMVISALNPGLRACRLLATKARQAGALACRLLRHSGGNFGMMTAVLLPVSIGVAGLAMDATEMVQSRSALQSSVDAAALAAASAMSNGMSEADAIALAKSFLASQLANTLASSDDTNSVDQITQPDPDISVKTTQVSNSSNTYDVTLTGSYTIKMNPLSKVLGWQTVTLKAYGKAQAATTASESPLSMYLVLDHSGSMSENTTTSYTGTCTSTTTSGSGKNKKTTTTSYSCQKYYTKMESLKLAVQDLAAQLNKADPTNEYVRTGADGYSASADTPQAMSWGTSKVVTYVNALSATTTTDARGAMSAAYSALQTANTTEINAHKVKSVSDIGRYIVFMTDGEMTSTNGNWSSSIDSAVRTQCTTIKADGIKIYTVALMAPDRGKSLLEACASDASHYYEATDAASLVAAFGEIGKKATSTSTRLTN; from the coding sequence ATGATGGTCATTTCGGCGCTTAACCCTGGTTTGCGTGCCTGTCGTTTACTCGCCACGAAAGCGCGACAAGCCGGTGCTTTGGCATGCCGCCTGCTCAGGCATAGCGGCGGCAATTTCGGCATGATGACGGCGGTTCTGCTGCCGGTTTCCATCGGCGTGGCAGGTCTGGCGATGGACGCGACCGAGATGGTGCAGTCGAGAAGTGCCTTGCAAAGCTCGGTGGATGCCGCAGCCCTTGCCGCCGCCTCGGCGATGAGCAACGGCATGAGCGAGGCCGACGCCATTGCCCTTGCCAAGAGCTTCCTTGCTTCGCAACTGGCCAATACCCTGGCCAGCAGCGATGACACCAATTCGGTGGACCAGATCACACAGCCGGACCCGGATATTTCCGTGAAGACCACCCAGGTCAGCAACTCATCGAATACCTATGATGTGACGCTCACCGGCAGCTACACCATAAAGATGAACCCACTTTCGAAGGTTCTGGGCTGGCAGACCGTCACGCTGAAAGCCTATGGCAAGGCCCAGGCCGCGACAACGGCGTCTGAAAGCCCGCTCTCGATGTATCTGGTGCTCGACCATTCCGGCTCGATGTCCGAGAACACAACGACCAGCTATACGGGCACGTGCACCTCGACCACGACAAGCGGATCAGGAAAAAACAAGAAAACCACGACGACCAGCTATAGCTGCCAAAAATACTATACAAAAATGGAGTCGCTGAAGCTGGCCGTTCAGGATCTGGCCGCACAGCTTAACAAGGCCGACCCCACCAATGAATATGTGCGCACCGGCGCGGATGGCTATAGTGCCTCAGCCGATACCCCCCAGGCGATGAGTTGGGGAACCTCCAAGGTGGTCACCTATGTCAATGCTCTCTCTGCTACCACCACAACCGATGCCAGGGGAGCGATGAGTGCTGCCTATAGCGCCTTGCAAACGGCCAACACAACCGAGATCAACGCCCACAAAGTTAAAAGCGTCAGCGATATAGGCCGATATATCGTCTTCATGACGGATGGTGAAATGACCAGCACCAACGGAAACTGGAGTTCCAGCATCGATTCGGCTGTTCGCACCCAATGCACAACCATCAAGGCCGATGGCATCAAGATCTACACGGTCGCCCTGATGGCCCCGGACAGGGGCAAGTCGCTGCTGGAGGCCTGCGCCAGCGACGCCTCGCACTATTACGAGGCGACCGATGCAGCAAGCCTTGTCGCCGCCTTCGGGGAAATCGGCAAGAAAGCGACCTCCACCTCAACCCGCCTGACGAACTGA
- a CDS encoding circularly permuted type 2 ATP-grasp protein, translating into MEMDRLEKDPGAAFADGYRSLPGAADEMLDRDGNIRPVWQTFVAAINGMDEEQLHERFARADRYLRDAGVFYRAYGSAGPTERAWPFSHIPVLIADAEWQVLARGLVQRAELLEQVVADIYSDNRLVQEGFIPPALIAANGEFLRPLVGVKPAGGHYLHFCSFEIGRGPDGAWWVLADRTQAPSGAGFALENRVATARAFSDIYAETHVHRLASFFGAFRDALQGHKQSPDDRIAVLSPGPANETYFEHAYIARYLGIMLLEGEDLTVVNGKVMVRTVAGLKPIGVLWRRLDAAFADPLELNQLSHIGTPGVVQALRNQAVTFVNALGSGILETRALMAFLPTICRHMLGEDLLLPSIATWWCGQKQERDHVAGNIEKMVIGPAYSRQPFFDDNRQSVLGATLRETAQHSIASWLETDGAKLVGQEAVTLSTTPAMVDGRLQPRPMSLRVFAARTKDGWQIMPGGFGRIGSGSDVAAMAMQAGGSAADVWIVSEKPVERITLLPAEEQFTRNMPGSLPSRAADNLFWLGRYIERAEGALRILRAWNARFAETADPKQPLLAFVSEYLEALDINTDQGVPESLLGNINSAVYSASNIRDRFSPDGWLALNDLAKTARRFHEKIKPGDDASHAMTILLRKLAGFAGLVHENMYRFTGWRFLAIGRYLERGMHMTRLLGHMAGQDAPDGALDMLLEIGDNVMTHRRRYNVNTAHLTVTDLLALDPLNPRSILFQLNEIHNEVEQLPNAKVNGQMSRFLRETVRLHSSVAVMTPEMMTPDIYNHLEKELELLSDLLAQTYLG; encoded by the coding sequence ATGGAGATGGACAGGCTGGAGAAGGACCCCGGAGCGGCGTTTGCCGATGGCTATCGGTCCTTGCCCGGTGCCGCCGATGAAATGCTGGACCGGGACGGCAATATCCGTCCGGTCTGGCAGACTTTCGTCGCCGCCATCAACGGCATGGATGAAGAGCAATTGCACGAGCGCTTTGCCCGTGCAGACCGCTATCTGCGCGATGCCGGGGTCTTCTATCGTGCCTATGGGTCGGCCGGTCCCACCGAGCGGGCCTGGCCGTTCTCCCATATTCCGGTGCTGATCGCCGATGCCGAATGGCAGGTTCTGGCGCGCGGCCTGGTGCAGCGGGCCGAATTGCTGGAACAGGTTGTCGCCGATATCTACAGCGATAACAGGCTGGTGCAGGAAGGCTTCATTCCGCCGGCACTGATTGCCGCCAATGGCGAATTTCTGCGACCGCTGGTCGGGGTGAAACCGGCAGGTGGTCATTACCTGCATTTCTGTTCCTTCGAGATCGGCCGTGGGCCAGATGGCGCCTGGTGGGTGCTGGCCGACCGCACCCAGGCACCTTCCGGCGCCGGATTTGCGCTGGAAAACCGGGTGGCGACGGCGCGGGCCTTTTCCGATATCTATGCCGAAACCCATGTCCACCGGCTGGCCTCGTTCTTCGGGGCGTTTCGTGATGCGCTTCAAGGCCACAAGCAAAGCCCTGATGACCGGATCGCCGTGCTGTCCCCCGGCCCGGCCAATGAAACCTATTTCGAACATGCCTATATTGCCCGCTATCTCGGCATCATGCTGCTGGAGGGCGAGGATCTGACTGTGGTCAACGGCAAGGTGATGGTGCGCACCGTCGCCGGGCTGAAACCGATCGGGGTGCTGTGGCGCCGTCTGGATGCGGCCTTTGCCGATCCGCTGGAACTGAACCAGCTCAGCCATATCGGCACGCCGGGCGTGGTTCAGGCACTGCGCAATCAGGCAGTTACCTTCGTCAACGCGCTTGGTTCCGGCATTCTCGAAACCCGGGCCTTGATGGCTTTTCTGCCGACCATCTGTCGCCATATGTTGGGCGAGGACCTGTTGCTGCCTTCGATTGCCACCTGGTGGTGCGGGCAAAAACAGGAACGCGACCATGTCGCCGGCAATATCGAGAAAATGGTGATCGGTCCGGCCTATTCCCGCCAACCGTTTTTCGACGACAACAGGCAATCGGTGCTCGGCGCAACCCTGCGGGAAACCGCCCAGCACTCGATTGCCAGCTGGCTGGAAACCGACGGCGCCAAGCTGGTCGGTCAGGAAGCCGTGACGCTCTCCACCACCCCCGCCATGGTCGATGGTAGACTGCAACCGAGGCCGATGAGCTTGCGGGTGTTTGCGGCACGCACCAAGGACGGCTGGCAGATCATGCCGGGCGGGTTTGGGCGGATCGGCAGCGGCAGCGATGTGGCGGCGATGGCCATGCAGGCCGGCGGGTCTGCCGCCGATGTGTGGATCGTTTCCGAAAAGCCGGTCGAGCGGATCACGCTGCTGCCAGCCGAAGAGCAGTTTACCCGCAACATGCCGGGCAGCCTGCCCAGCCGGGCCGCCGACAACCTGTTCTGGCTTGGCCGCTATATCGAGCGGGCCGAAGGGGCGCTTAGAATTCTGCGTGCCTGGAATGCCCGCTTTGCCGAAACAGCCGATCCGAAACAGCCGCTTCTGGCCTTTGTCAGCGAATACCTCGAAGCACTGGACATCAATACAGACCAGGGCGTGCCGGAAAGCCTGCTCGGCAATATCAACAGCGCGGTCTATTCCGCCAGCAATATCCGCGACCGGTTCTCGCCGGATGGATGGCTGGCGCTGAATGATCTCGCCAAGACCGCGCGGCGTTTTCATGAAAAGATCAAGCCCGGCGACGACGCCTCGCATGCCATGACCATCCTGCTGCGCAAGCTGGCGGGCTTTGCCGGTCTGGTGCATGAAAACATGTATCGCTTCACCGGCTGGCGCTTCCTCGCCATCGGCCGCTACCTGGAGCGCGGCATGCATATGACCCGGCTGCTTGGCCATATGGCGGGGCAGGACGCACCAGACGGCGCGCTCGACATGCTGCTGGAGATTGGCGACAATGTCATGACCCATCGGCGGCGCTATAATGTCAACACCGCCCACCTGACCGTGACCGATCTTCTGGCGCTCGACCCGCTCAATCCGCGCTCCATCCTGTTCCAACTCAACGAGATCCACAATGAGGTAGAGCAATTGCCCAATGCCAAGGTCAACGGTCAGATGTCACGCTTCCTGCGCGAAACCGTTCGGCTGCATTCAAGCGTGGCGGTAATGACACCGGAAATGATGACGCCTGATATCTACAATCATCTGGAAAAAGAACTGGAATTGCTGTCAGATCTTTTGGCGCAAACCTACCTCGGATGA
- a CDS encoding transglutaminase family protein, with amino-acid sequence MLYDLTLHMGYDYDVAAAGGRHILRIMPISLPERQRLIAGSISIEPQPDERTGFADFFTHPATTFAYRSSHDKLDIRLQARIQVDSQPFTADFSPLPDRLAVELFEYWSLEPASPHHFTGSSPRLPENPDIAAYARSVVKPGMTVRQIAEQLCARIHKDFKYDPKATTVDTTPKQAFALKKGVCQDFSHIMIVALRSLGIPAGYVSGFLRTIPPPGKERLAGADAMHAWVRVWCGKTVGWVELDPTNNIAAGPDHVVVAYGRDYSDVAPVIGVLKGYGNHTTVQAVDLIPIA; translated from the coding sequence ATGCTGTACGATCTGACACTGCATATGGGCTATGATTACGATGTGGCCGCCGCTGGTGGACGCCACATCCTGCGCATCATGCCGATCTCGCTGCCGGAGCGGCAAAGACTGATTGCCGGTTCGATTTCCATCGAGCCGCAGCCGGATGAACGGACTGGTTTTGCCGATTTTTTCACGCATCCCGCCACGACTTTCGCCTATCGCTCTTCCCATGACAAACTGGATATCCGCCTTCAGGCTCGTATCCAGGTGGATAGCCAACCGTTCACTGCGGATTTTTCGCCACTGCCAGACCGGCTTGCCGTCGAGCTTTTCGAATATTGGTCGCTGGAGCCAGCCTCCCCGCATCATTTCACCGGATCGAGCCCAAGGCTGCCTGAAAACCCCGATATTGCCGCCTACGCCCGCTCCGTCGTGAAGCCCGGCATGACGGTGCGCCAAATCGCCGAACAGCTTTGCGCCCGCATCCACAAGGATTTCAAATACGACCCCAAGGCCACCACTGTCGATACCACCCCGAAACAGGCCTTTGCGTTGAAAAAGGGCGTCTGCCAGGATTTTTCCCATATCATGATCGTGGCGCTGCGCAGCCTCGGCATTCCCGCGGGCTATGTCAGCGGATTCCTGCGCACCATTCCGCCGCCGGGCAAGGAACGGCTGGCAGGCGCCGACGCCATGCATGCCTGGGTCAGGGTCTGGTGCGGCAAGACCGTCGGCTGGGTCGAGCTTGACCCGACCAATAATATTGCCGCCGGCCCCGACCATGTCGTCGTCGCTTATGGCCGTGACTATTCCGATGTCGCGCCTGTCATCGGCGTGCTGAAAGGCTATGGCAACCACACGACCGTCCAGGCGGTGGACCTCATTCCGATTGCCTGA